A section of the Portunus trituberculatus isolate SZX2019 chromosome 20, ASM1759143v1, whole genome shotgun sequence genome encodes:
- the LOC123506527 gene encoding phytanoyl-CoA dioxygenase domain-containing protein 1-like, giving the protein MVVTAEHLEKFHREGCVAVPGFLTEEEADSLRFACRRLVDQMDPAQHSPTIFSTTNHQQSRNKYFLNSGDKVRFFFEEEALDKDGGLKVDKHVSLNKVGHALHWLVPEFRSVSFSEKVKTTARRLGFVSPAVVQSMYIFKQPGIGGEVTPHKDCTFLSTEPQSCTGFWFALEDVTLENGCLWYVPGSQHRPTSRRFVRTDEESGDLTCFTAPPDPDDPSKYVPVPVKKGTLVLIDGQVDHKSEKNTSPHSRHIYTFHVIERHNTVWDARNWLQPTPEMPFTGLFENQPSDV; this is encoded by the exons ATGGTTGTTACTGCAGAGCATCTAGAAAAG TTCCACCGCGAGGGGTGTGTGGCCGTGCCTGGCTTCCTCACAGAAGAAGAGGCAGACTCCCTCCGCTTTGCTTGCCGCCGTCTCGTGGACCAGATGGACCCTGCACAACACTCCCCGACTATTTTTTCCACCACTAACCACCAGCAG TCTCGCAACAAGTATTTCCTCAACAGTGGAGACAAAGTCCGTTTCTTCTTCGAGGAGGAAGCTCTCGACAAGGATGGCGGCCTTAAG GTGGACAAACACGTGTCACTCAACAAGGTGGGCCACGCACTGCATTGGCTGGTGCCAGAGTTTCGCAGCGTTTCATTCTCAGAGAAAGTAAAGACCACGGCCCGGCGACTGGGGTTCGTGTCCCCAGCTGTTGTCCAGTCCATGTACATTTTCAAGCAACCAGGCATAGGGGGAGAAG TCACCCCTCACAAGGACTGCACATTCCTGTCCACTGAACCCCAGAGCTGCACAGGGTTCTGGTTCGCCCTGGAAGATGTCACTCTGGAGAATGGCTGTCTGTGGTACGTTCCTGGCTCGCAACACAGGCCTACCAGCCGCAG atTCGTCCGCACCGATGAAGAGAGTGGTGACCTGACCTGCTTCACCGCACCGCCTGATCCCGATGACCCTTCCAAATACGTCCCCGTGCCCGTCAAGAAag GTACCTTAGTGTTGATTGACGGCCAAGTGGACCATAAGAGTGAAAAGAACACTTCCCCACACTCACGCCACATATACACCTTCCACGTAATCGAGCGCCACAACACAGTGTGGGACGCCCGCAATTGGCTGCAGCCCACGCCGGAGATGCCTTTCACGGGGCTCTTCGAAAATCAGCCTTCAGACGTCTGA